A stretch of Amycolatopsis balhimycina FH 1894 DNA encodes these proteins:
- a CDS encoding L-serine ammonia-lyase has protein sequence MAISVFDLFSIGIGPSSSHTVGPMRAARTFVDGLGDDLAATARVQAELFGSLGATGFGHGSDKAVLLGLSGSRPEEIDTDTVPVRIAQIRESGRLLLAGTNEIAFTEDTDLTMHRRKSLPAHPNGMIFRAFDAAGGLLRERTYYSVGGGFVRDESYETDAVFVEDATPVPYPFRTGADLLGHCASTGLPISEIMMANELSWRSREEVRDGLLAIWAVMAECVRNGCSHEGVLPGGLKVPRRAKALHEKLLAEDGADDPLYAMDWVSLYALAVNEENAAGGRVVTAPTNGAAGIIPAVLHYYQRFIRHSSDDGIVTFLLTAGAIGSILKQTGSISGAEVGCQGEVGSASAMAAAALTEVLGGTPAQVENAAEIGVEHHLGLTCDPVGGLVQIPCIERNAVGASKAIHAARMAMRGDGSHVVTLDKAIKTMRETGADMSVKYKETARGGLAVNVIEC, from the coding sequence ATGGCGATCAGCGTCTTCGACCTGTTTTCCATCGGCATCGGCCCGTCGAGCTCCCACACCGTCGGGCCGATGCGGGCGGCACGGACCTTTGTGGACGGACTCGGCGACGATCTCGCCGCGACCGCCCGGGTCCAGGCCGAACTGTTCGGTTCACTCGGCGCGACCGGCTTCGGCCACGGCAGCGACAAAGCCGTCCTGCTCGGACTTTCGGGTTCGCGTCCCGAAGAGATCGACACCGACACCGTGCCGGTGCGCATCGCCCAGATCCGTGAGTCCGGGCGACTGCTTCTGGCCGGCACAAACGAGATCGCGTTCACCGAGGACACCGACCTCACGATGCACCGGCGCAAGTCGTTGCCGGCACACCCGAACGGCATGATCTTCCGCGCGTTCGACGCGGCCGGTGGACTGCTGCGGGAGCGGACGTACTACTCGGTCGGCGGCGGTTTCGTCCGCGACGAGTCGTACGAGACGGACGCGGTGTTCGTCGAGGACGCGACGCCGGTGCCGTACCCGTTCCGCACGGGCGCCGACCTGCTCGGGCACTGCGCGTCGACGGGGCTGCCGATCAGCGAGATCATGATGGCGAACGAGCTGTCGTGGCGTTCGCGTGAGGAGGTCCGCGACGGGCTCCTGGCGATCTGGGCGGTCATGGCCGAGTGTGTCCGCAACGGCTGCTCGCACGAAGGAGTCCTGCCGGGCGGCCTGAAGGTGCCGCGACGCGCGAAGGCGCTGCACGAGAAGCTCCTGGCCGAGGACGGCGCGGACGACCCGCTGTACGCGATGGACTGGGTCAGCCTGTACGCGCTGGCGGTCAACGAGGAGAACGCCGCGGGCGGCCGAGTGGTGACGGCCCCGACCAACGGCGCCGCCGGCATCATCCCCGCCGTGCTGCACTACTACCAGCGGTTCATCCGGCACTCGTCGGACGACGGCATCGTGACGTTCCTGCTCACCGCGGGCGCGATCGGCTCGATCCTCAAGCAGACGGGCTCGATCTCCGGCGCCGAGGTCGGCTGCCAGGGCGAGGTCGGCTCGGCCTCGGCGATGGCGGCGGCGGCCCTGACCGAAGTCCTCGGCGGCACCCCGGCCCAGGTGGAGAACGCGGCGGAGATCGGCGTGGAACACCACCTCGGCCTGACGTGCGACCCGGTCGGCGGCCTGGTCCAGATCCCGTGCATCGAGCGCAACGCGGTCGGCGCGTCGAAGGCCATCCACGCGGCAAGGATGGCCATGCGCGGCGACGGGAGCCACGTGGTGACCCTGGACAAGGCGATCAAGACGATGCGCGAGACGGGCGCGGACATGAGCGTGAAGTACAAGGAGACCGCCCGCGGCGGCCTGGCGGTGAACGTCATCGAGTGCTGA